tcagacagaagcagcacggcacaacgccacgctaaaaaaatagttaaaaatatcaaaatggcttacatcTTTTTCCTCTGAAAGactatgccaacccaacaaaatgtttactgcatatgaaatgtgaatggcttcacctagaATGGCGTTAAATGAAGTCCATGCGAGTTGAtttattcttcacattttttcctcagagtttttggtttcgggaaacatgAAGAAgacaactttcatatgtcgtaatgtctaaagtagtttctacaagttccatagtagcAATGTTCGATCGCCATTtcctttttttgaaagattaccggagaaaacaagcagaaatagcaTTGATTGTATGCAAGAGCGTTTCAATAATGTCCCGCTTcaagatgcgacgtcacggtctaaaaatagcattcgtgcggtatgcTATTACAGAGCAACGAGTTCCCTTGcctcagaactatcgaatgctcattgacgccgtagtggCTTcgctgtcaccgcaacgcaggagcataactcgGTCTTtatgatctgccagcttgttgtctcctgtcgtcttccaacattacaactgggtgactgcGCTTCAGGTGTTCACTTTATATAACACAATACAATGTAATtactaagagtagcgttacttctaaacaATATTACtcaaagtaaaattaaaaaagtgaaagtagtcatccaaaaaatgtactcaagtataagttagagaaaaaaaagtattgggtGAAAACAAAACTCAAGTCATGAGTAAAatcgtgagtaactgcttacatttttgtttgatttttttaaaactaaaaataaaaaaataaaaaaattgaataataataatatgaaataaaattgCCACTGCTTGCGCCTGAACGATGAGGCCGTGTCAGTGCACGATGACTAACAGTGAATCAGTGCATCGTTGTCATGGGACTGAAAGCCCAGAACGCATCTCATACACTCAACACTCGCTCTCTCAGCCAGTCTTAACCTCACGGCCTACTAGCCAGATAGACGGTGCATAGATTATATTATGGGTCTTCTTGTGTGTTACAGGTTTCAGCAAATATGTTGGTCTTGAGTGGCAGGAGTCTGAGTCTCCTGACGTTAAAGAGGAAGTCGAGCACCCGCATATCAAACAGGAAGAGTCGGAGCACCCTGAACAGCAAAAGAGAGAAATacaacttccaatcaaaaaggaggaggtagAGCTGCCATACGTTAAAGATAAGGAGGATATCACCATGTCgactggtgagcccttgaagagTGATGATGATCCGAGTGAGGCCAGCAGAGGGGCGGAGCCTCCAAGCGGCAGCAGGAGCTCAACAGAAGGATTGCAAACTGACATTTTCACTGCTCCGTCAGTTAGAAATTGTGCCACGTCACACTCAACTTACAATAATGATGGTCATAAGAAATCTCACCTTGACGGCAAAATTtgcaaatgctctcagtgtgggaaaacctttgctaATAACTACAATTGTCGTATGCATATGAGGAGCCACACAGGTGAAAAACCTCTTGTCTGCTCAGTTTGCGGTCAAACATTCACTTGGAAGAGCAacttaaacaaacacacaagaacccacactggtgaaaaacctttttgctGCTCAGTTTGCGGTCAAACATTCACTTGGAAGAGCAacttaaacaaacacacaagaacccacactggtgaaaaaccatttccctgctcagtttgtggaaaaagatTCACTCATAAGGGcactttaaacacacacacaagaacccacactggtgaaaagcctttttcctgctcagtttgtggtcaaggattcagtcaAAAGCTAGACTTGAAAAGACACAAaacaacccacactggtgaaaaacccttttcctgctcagtttgtggtctagGGTTGAGTCGCAAGAGCCACTTCAAAAGACACACaataacccacactggtgaaaaacctttttcctgctcagtttgtggaaaaagattcactcagaagagcGCCTTAAatagacacacaagaacccacactggcgaaaaacctttttcctgctcagtttgtagtCAAGAATTCAATCAAAAGCGATACTTAATAGCACacgcaagaacccacactggtgaaaaatctttttcctgctcagtttgtggtcgaggATTCATTCGGAAGGATCATATGAAGAGACACATGTGCGTTGGTGTTAGAAGCAGTGGCCAGTGACTCTTTTGCCTGTCATCCATGCTGCTTTCATCAGATTGTGCACGCAGGACAATTGTATTTTCAAGAGCTTCCTCAAATCATGTTGAGCATTGGCACTTTTGGTGCTTTACATGTGCTTTGTCCAGTCCTTGTATTATGTGGATCCACACTATTGCCTAAATATTGGCTCACCTGATTTAACTCTCTAGTGGCATTATTTATACAATAATCTCCCTCTTTCAAACCGCCCTTTTCACAGTTATATTTGAAACAGTAGACCCAAAATTACAAAAATTCTGAAATACATTAATAAATAATGTATTTACATCAATATGGAAAATTATGATTGGCTCACAAataagtttttatttgttttttttttgggggggggggattataaaataatttaaaaaaaaactatttctaCTCTTGATTGGCAGTGGCTGAATAAAGTTGGGGATATAAGGGCTATGCGATTAAAGTCGTACTGTTACTACTCGAGAAAAGTCTGCTTACGTAGgagtaatgtagctgaataagcggctacgcactttacatatatgtaccttagctggtagCTACGACGATTCTGAAATGCAGCCTTACGAGATGCTTTCATTATTGTTGATTTTAGCAGAGGCGGCGACGGGCAACGTAAAATACATAGCTGCTCATTCATAGCCATCGTACGACTTATTTTGTTGTCATGACAGTTTGACTTTTTATTTCTCATTGtaaaaatactagggctgtcccaaacgactaattttctcctgattagtcagccgactatttttacgattagtcgactaatctaataattttaaaaaaatgtttttggtttttttgtttactaatttagcaatgaaatttttgttgacgcttatcaattcacaaaaaaacatactggaacacttaaattatttattaaagtataaataaacacgtaaataacaataataaatcacaaataaacaatgagttcaaatgctgatagaattaactagtgtagcatcctgattgaaaagatggtctcgtaAACTGatagtttacaacttttattccatccttgatataatcacactgtaagagctacggtgcacacaaataaaacaacacaattagaaattaacgaaaactttttacctttttccttttaaaccttatttatatatcaatgaattgcctatatgaattgccttcaccttaatttattaccttatcattgagagtctctcccttgagtgcaatcactgtatatactgtatatatttatgaccttttaaccttatataattttctataccatacaataaaccataacatgaaataaacctttcaattagcattaagaacaatactaatagcacttacaggcccattgtcaatgaaacattgttatttagtaaggcgacagcaccctctggtgtacaaaaaatgaaaaaaaaaattacaaactgcgtgaaggcgcttgaagtgtttattcacggccgacgtgcagccaagcttggcattgaagagacacgacagaagagtgtactctcctttgtttctttgaaataaggcaatgttttggacactctggtgcgcttttttggctttgtgccgctttccccgattgcatacagagcatccgacgttctgaactttccgcgcatatatttttttaacccttcattaaccgtcgacgggatgttgtgctcgtcgacggatttacgtcatcgatgacgtcgactatgtcgactagtcgggacagctctaaaaaatacaactttaattggacatacagtggggcaaataagtatttagtcaaccaccaattgtgcaagttctcctactttaaaagattagagaggcctgtaattgtcaaactgggtaaacctcaaccatgagagacagaatgtgggaaaaaaaacagaaaatcacattgtttgatttttaaagaatttatttccaaattagagtggaaaataagtatttggccacctacaaacaagatttctggctgtcaaagaggtctaacttcttctaacgaggtctaacgaggctccactcgttacctgtattaatggcacctgttttaactcattatcgctacaaaagacacctgtccacggtctcagtcagtcacactccaaactccactatggccaagaccaaagagctgtcgaaggacaccagagacaaaattgtagacctgcaccaggctgggaagactgaatctgcgataggtaaaacgcttgatgtaaagaaatcaactgtgggagcaattattagaaaatggaagacctacaagaccactgataatctccctcgatctggggctccatgcaagatctcaccccgtggcgtcaaaatgataacaagaatggtgagcaaaaatcccagaaccacacggggggacctagtgaatgacctgcagagagctggcaccacagtaacaaaggctaatatcagtaacacaatgtgctgccagggactcaaatcctgcactgccagacatgtccccctgctaaagaaagtacacctccaggcccgtttgcgttttgctagagagcatttggatgatccagaagaggacagggagaatgtgttatggtcagatgaaaccaaattagaactttttggtagaaccacaggttctcgtgtttggaggagaaagcatactgaattgcatccgaagaacaccaaacccactgtgaagcatggggtggaaacatcatgctttgtggctgtttttctgcaaagggaccaggacgactgatctgtgtaaaggaaataatgaatggggccatgtatcgagagattttgagtgaaaatctccttccatcagcaagggcattgaagatgagacctggctgtgtctttcagcatgacaatgatcccaaacacacagccagggcaacaagggagtggcttcgtaagaagcatttcaaggtcctggagtggccttgccagtctccacatctcaaccccatagaaaatctgtggagggagttgaaagtccatgttgcccaacgacagccccagaacatcactgctctagaggaaatctgcatggaggaatgggccaaaataccagcaacagtgcgcgaaaagcttgtgaagacttacagaaaacgtttggcctccgttattgccaacaaagggtagataacaaagtattgagatgaacttttggttttgaccaaatacttattttccaccatgatttgcaaataagttctctaaaaatcaaacaatgtgattttctgctttttttccccacattctgtccctcatggttgaggtttgcccatgttgacaattacagacccctCAAATTTTTTTAAgagtgagaacttgcacaattagtagttgactaaatacttatttgccccgctgtatatatttttattgtttgtgcTTTTAATTATACCAGTCTCCTATGATGGAAAATCTCTTGACTCTGCTTCGAACTTCAAAGAGCTTGTACTTCACCATCCTTGTGTAATTTTATTCATAATAAAGACCTAGTTTTCATTCAGTACAAGCCTCCTGTTCCGGTCCTTCAAAACAAGCCTGCTTTGGGCATGATAAATTGTATTGTTCATGTTGTTGTGCCAATTTACGTTACAATACACCATAACACCTACGATATGATTCGCCTCGATATAGCAGTGTTACGATATGATACAGTAGTGTTCAAAATATTAGCAGTCCAGTGTGACTAACTAGATGAATCAGTATATTTTTAATCGCTACATGGCAAACAAGTTACCAGTAGGTTCAGTATTCTCGGAAAACCAACAAGACCCAGCATTTATGATTAAAATGCAAATGATGtgataaaaaaaatcctaaatagCATTACTATTGGAAttcaaatcatattttgagacgtttcaactatatacaacaatttggcaaagtgaagatgacgagaaatgcatCTTTAAATCTGCAGTTTAGCTCCTCCAGTCATTATAGTGCACTGGCGCctccatatagaccctacccacgtgacgtcacaactccgctctcctgactggtgccgcccacttgtccgtcaacacatcgtgttgacctgttacggctacgtacattcctcctatttacggcgtgtttttctgctcgttaacattaataatcaaaatggtgaaggcgtgtgtggtggtcggttgcaataacagggaagatagacggagagacttgaagttctaccggattccgagagacacggagaggagagagtgagatgggctgctgcaattcgacgagaaaactgggctccaaacgattaccacagattatgtagtagtcattttatatctggtaagatgcatttaatatatatttagagggttttgggctgacaaccacaattaagatcattgctaggctaatcgccgacaacatacatgtatgtatgtagtgagagtgctatcgctaatccatataaacattaaaagccctagctccattgacaaatgacatgaaatacattagacttgacagtggatgttagcaagaacaaaagattttgattgaaaatttcgtaactcaccttccgagcacaagattcctgctgaattttcgtgtacgaggacctgtttcacccaaccagcaacgtagcatttataagcctccaagctcttaaagtttttcaaactttcgtgagaatagtctgattttgtgtggacaagatagttgtaaatatcagggtcaggcagagacggcgaaggcagcctgtcaaaaatcatcgatttaggcatcaaatatggatctggcgactgtatagaacgaagcttttccacataacgccttttatgcaacacatccagtgagtttacggcatcagaaagcaccgggtcttccaagcacacgcacagcgcacccactcaactttttaaatgaacggcgtatcattctgaagttttgtttccactcgaaaagttaaaacagcagctgatctgacgatcgatctccatgttttgcaacgtgacgctttgttttgattaatctgcgcatgtcagacggcagttgtcaaacgtcctttcggaatgaaggcagtcacatgtaaacgctggatcggaatagatgaagtgacatgtaaacagctgatgtgaaatttccattcggaatgatttgaatcggtatgaataaaagtcagcatgtaaacgtggctactgtaagtattttttccccgattgctagataaattgtatggtcatgacgaaTTAGTcttttgctaaatggaatatgaaacagcagggctaaattactgcagaaTGGTCAAAAACTGAAGACTTCTTAAAAGATTTCGGTGTAATTTTaccaatataaactttggacaagTTCATCAAagcagcaatgtcatttttcaacatgtaactGAGGATAATTTGCaggtttttaaaagttttttttttgtttgttattttttgcaCTCTTTTAATAGAAGTGAGATGTAACCTCCAGAAGGGAAGAGAAGACATGGCGGACTTTATCAGCAGCGAGCGTAACAGCAGCAGTGGTATAGGTGCTATTTCCATCAAAAGTAGCCATTCAGGATTGCTCTTTCGGGACGCTAACAATGGCAAGGGCTCCGAGGAACGCTGGTCTACAATAACTCCcttcatgtttgaacctgaggcgtcagatgacgacgatttacTCGACACAGCAGACGTTAGTGATGACGCCGATTGTCcgacattttaacatttttattgtTAAAGCAAGTAATTGAACAAATAATGTAAGTCAAAACACAAACatataaatactagggctgtcaaaattatcgcgttaacgggcggtaattaattttttaaattaatcacgttaaaatatttgacgcaattaacgcacatgccccgctcagattaaaatgacagcagtgtaatgtctgcttgttacttgttttttttgtgtttggcgccctctgctggggtccaaatgattttattttacaatgagtgagcatggtgtaattattgacatcaacaatggcgagctactagtttattttttgattgaaaatttgacaaattttaataaaataaaacccctcttgatgtttttaatataaaatttctataacttgtactaacatttatcttttaagaactacaagtctttctatccatggatggctttaagagaatggttaataatgttaatgccatcttgttgatttattgttatagtaaacaaatacagtacttatgtaccgtatgttgaatgtatatatccgtcttgtgccttatctttccattccaacaataatttacagaaaaatatggcatattttatagatggtttgaattgcgattaattacgattaatttttaagctgtaattaactcgattaaaatttttaatcgtttgacagtcctaataaatacatttacgtATAATCCCCTTTGAACAATGAAAGGATGATTATTTTCTGAATTGAAATCCATTTATTACATAATAATCAATTAGTTATGTATTCCCCAATGCTTGTTGACGTATATTTGTTATCCTATTAGATATGTGTATGTACTAGAGGCATTGCGGTGTTTTGGGTggatatttctttttttctttatctttttttttaaagacaattATACAAGATGGCAAACTTTTAATGAGGGTACAAACAGACCCCAAAGAAGTTCATAatgcatttatatatatataaataattctaTGGGGATTGAATTAGACAATCAATTTACATATAGTACATTTGGCTTTTTTATTTCCATCAGACACGAGCGTGAGGACCTTGCAGGTTTGATCAGGCACTTTTAAGAGAGCACATAACTCCACACGAACCATCGGAGGAGATTGAGGGGGGCAGGCGGGGCAGTGCCCCCATCTGGTgaccgaaaaatgtcattgcatgtaattgacttaacTCTATCCAGTATTCATTtgaagtacagtacagtacagtactgacCTAGCAGGTAAAATGTGGTCTATTAaagtgtaaagcaataaaacaaacaacaaaaagatgAATGAAGAATAATGAAcaaatgaattatatgaatgtggagagtgattaaaactACAGCactaaaggtgatgcaatgaaaaatgtgggtgtgcctacattttgtgctggtgcacgtatcataagaactttatgtcatgacctactgtattaaaatattgtaatgATAATCATGCTGTCAAGTCAAATTTTAAATCGCGATTAATCTCATACTGTTAATAGTTACCTTGCGATTAATAGCATTTTTGTATATGCAAATATTAATTATTCTAACTTTTAAATACACCTATCACCACAGGAGTTGATCAGTGGTACTAgtcacttcactatcagttgatgagacagctcctacagacattgcgccacggcttcaCGTAGGAGCCcaggccaggcagagcgtcgtgGCAGCTTTTACTGTGATAAAGTCAAACACACGCTGTGTTCTAATgcgggatttaggtggaaacaggacgaaggttttagtGCATAAAAGCAGCATGCATACATTGTACGGTACATCTACTGATGCATCTGGACACATCTGCAGTGATGTTTCTGGAATCATGGGAATCAACATTATACACCCTCCTCCTGGTGACCCAGCCGGGGTTGATCAGACCTATCAgatcaatctaaaaacgacgagggccagatagccggcaagacgtgctgaggcattAGTCACATcgaaattcaacctaaataagttgtgattgtgtttagaaaaatgcaaatgttgCTTTTGTTGAGCAAAATTAAGATGATAATGCATGCTTTCATTAAGAATTAAGTTTTTGATGTcaaaattgaatgatttattagctgttgaaaactttttgtttttacattagCAATATTGGACTGaatttaagaaaaaacatttgagtTGCTATTTCGGGAGAAAAGGTATATGATATGTGAAATAAATaccattgatcctgaaaatataggtgattatctctgcatttggtgatttttgtgcatctagcgtaaaacctGAAAATGttgtagccattttaagttttgtttcacctaaatgaaaaataattaatcaggattttattagtgaacgattttgaatttttttatgctacTGCTCATGGAGTCTCATATATGCCTCATAGTCATATGACTATCGTATCATATCAGAGTTATATGACTCATACGTATAT
This sequence is a window from Corythoichthys intestinalis isolate RoL2023-P3 chromosome 13, ASM3026506v1, whole genome shotgun sequence. Protein-coding genes within it:
- the LOC130928967 gene encoding oocyte zinc finger protein XlCOF6.1-like, which encodes MCARRTPTAKLEAELCGPKDQRRLHPSTACKMQVKVVGRLAGFSKYVGLEWQESESPDVKEEVEHPHIKQEESEHPEQQKREIQLPIKKEEVELPYVKDKEDITMSTGEPLKSDDDPSEASRGAEPPSGSRSSTEGLQTDIFTAPSVRNCATSHSTYNNDGHKKSHLDGKICKCSQCGKTFANNYNCRMHMRSHTGEKPLVCSVCGQTFTWKSNLNKHTRTHTGEKPFCCSVCGQTFTWKSNLNKHTRTHTGEKPFPCSVCGKRFTHKGTLNTHTRTHTGEKPFSCSVCGQGFSQKLDLKRHKTTHTGEKPFSCSVCGLGLSRKSHFKRHTITHTGEKPFSCSVCGKRFTQKSALNRHTRTHTGEKPFSCSVCSQEFNQKRYLIAHARTHTGEKSFSCSVCGRGFIRKDHMKRHMCVGVRSSGQ